The DNA window ATTGCCCGGGCTTGTAGTGTCAGCGTCAGATGCCGAAGGATTATACCGGTTTGAACTGAAAGAGATATATCCTGTTTCGCAACCTGTAAAGCCTTGGGTCAGGAAACCGAAAAAAACTACAAGACAGAAATTCCTGAAGGAGAATTTTGAATACCTGAAACAATTAGACGGCGGTGCTCTTTCGGCAGAATTTGATATTAAGATTGATTCTTCTCCTGATAAACCGAAACGTTACCGTATAGGTATCGAAAAAGACTATGATTATAAATAAACAATACAGATTTCCATGCTTTCGATCTCGGCAGTTACAACCGCTAAGGCCACCAACCGATTTATAAAAAAATGATTAACAAATAATATCCACGTTAGACACTTGTTTTACAGCTATTTAAATAAAACACGCAAAAAAATTTTTAAGTCTTATGAAACTATCCGGCTAATTCATGCACCTTACAGAGCAAAACCACAATAAAATGAACGGTCCACCAATAACAGAAAGGGATTTTGCCCGCTTGGTAAAGGAGCATTCCCGCATCATCAACAAAATCTGCTATTTCTATAGTTCGGAAAAACTGCCGTTTGATGACCTCAGGCAAGAAATCTATGTCAATATCTGGCAGGGATTGAGTCAGTTCAGAGGAGAAAGCAAGATGTCGACATGGATATATCGTGTGGCAGTCAACTCAGCACTGATGGCAATAAGGTCTTCAAAAGTCAGACCGGAGACAGTCTCTATCGACTTATCAGCTCTTGCTCTGACTACGGAAATAGACGATGCTCAGAAAGAAAATCTTCAAATGCTATATGATTTGATCAACAGGCTTGAAGATATCGAAAAAGCCATTATCCTGCTTTGGCTTGACGAGTATTCCTACGACGAGATAGCTGACACAATCGGCTTAAAACGAAATACGGTAGCGACTAAAATCCACCGTATCAAAGATAAACTCTCAAAACAGATATGATATGCAACTCGACGAACTCAAAAAAAATATGTCAAAGCTTGATAAGGTCCTCGACAAGACCGGCTCCGACATCAAGATAAACGTGGCCGCATCAGAAACCGCACAGACCAAGATACTCAAAAAATTTCGTCAGGTAATGACAAACTGTGCTATGCTCGCAGTCGTTTTCACTGCAATGATAATCGGAGGCTTCAGTCCGCAAAAATTCACCCTTCAATTTAAAATATATCTTGTCATATATCTTCTGATCTGTGCTATCTGGTACGGATATCTGTATTTCACACTCAAAAAAATCAACATCGCGACTCTAACTCCGGCAAAACTGTTCTACAAGACTGCAAAAATAAAGAGGCTGATGATTTCCGGCGAAATATTCTTTGGAGTTGTCATCGGATTGATTCTTATTAACGGATTGTATAACAACCCGACGGCACTATGGGCACTGTCTGTCTCGTTTGTGGTCTGGATAGTTTTAGGCGTGTCACACTATTGGCCACAATATATCAGACTATTCCGCGACCTTAACTCCATCAAGGATTAATCTTACACGTAATACGAAAAAATATGAACAGACTTATTTTAACCTTACTTATGTGCCTTGCCGCATCAGGGGCTTTCGCGCAGATTGCAGATATTAAAGTCACTTATGGCTACAACCATCATGATCCGACCGGCAAAGCTGTCAACAGCAAGATGGTTCTCCTCGCTGACAGAAATCAATCAAAATTTTTCAGCATTGTCAACGAGCAAGTGGATTCAATGATGACAACTGCGGAGGGACGAATGGCTTACAGCCAGATGGTTCAGGCTGCTATGGAAAAGAGGGATGTAGCCAACCTACCAATAAAAAAAGAGCCAATGTATGTTCTGAAATCCACGAAAGACAGTGTCACCTCGGTATATGATCTCGTGGGAGCTGACTTCTGGGTATATGATGAACCTCTCATTGCACAACAATGGGAAATAACCGATTCAACAAAGAAAATCCTTGACTACGAATGCGTGAAAGCGACATGTAATTTCAGAGGCCGTAACTGGGCTGTCTGGTTTACTCCTGAGATTCCACTGCAGGACGGTCCTTGGAAACTTTGTGGACTTCCCGGACTCATATTGAGTGCGGAAGACTTGACCGGTCAATATTCGTTCATTGCAGACGGTGTCCAGAATACTTCTGAAATAATACGCCCTATCTTTGGAAAAGAAAATTATGAAAAAACAGACAGAATAAAGTATCTTCAGTCAACGAGATCGTTTACCGACAATGCTTTAGAATATATACGGGCTGCCACAGGCTCAAATGTAGCAGATATGCCAAGAATAGAGATTGACGAATCTTACGACTTCCTCGAAACCGATTATAGGAAATGAAAAAATTAATGTTACATCTTCTGTGCCTATTAGCCACTGCAAATGCAATAGCTCAGACAGATGTCACGGGAATGGTTGTTGACAAGGAAAGCAACGAACCGATTACCGGGGCTTCAGTTATTGTCAAGGGGGCTGACGGCAAGATAAAGAAATACACCACGTCGAAGAGTGATGGTGGTTTCACTATGTCGTTGCCGTCAGTTGCCGGTTGTCGATTAGAGGTGTCGATGATGAGTTTCGCCAAGAAGACCATCTTTCTTGACAGCGTTTCTTTCCCGCTTACCGTCAGACTCGAACCGGGCTCTACATTGCTCAAAGAGGTTACGGTCAAGGCTGACCGTATCCGTGAACAAGGAGATACCATTACTTATAATGTCGGAAGTTTTGCCCAACAGCAGGACCGCTCAATCGGCGACGTGCTCAAACGTATGCCGGGTATCAACGTCGAGAGTTCCGGCAAGATCCAGTATCAGGGCGAGGATATCAACAAATTCTATATCGAAGGCTCTGATCTGCTTGGTGGTAAATATGGCATAGCCACCAATGGCATAAGCCATGAGGATGTGGGTGCGGTCGAGGTCATGGAGAACCATCAGCCGATGCAGGTGCTTTCTGGCATCTCCTTCTCCGACAAGGCTGCTATCAACCTCAAACTGAAGAACAAGGCAAAAGCAACATGGACTTTTCACGGTGATGCCGGAGGTGGTTACTCATGGCAGCCAGAAGGTGCGATATGGGATGGCGAGTTGTTTGCAATGGCGGTAATGTCAAACTTCCAGAATATAACCACATTCAAGACCAACAACATCGGTGAAGACCTCTCGGCTCAGGCAACAGACTTTTTCGCTGCGCGACGTGGAACAGACCTTCACAGATATGTAGGCGTATCTCTCCCCGGTGTGCCTAACCTCAGCCGGAAACGCACTCTGTTCAACCGCTCGGCTCTTGTATCCACCAATTCACTCTGGAAACTCGGACGGGGCGAATTCAAGACTCAGATTGATTACTCTTTCAACCGCGTGAAGGCAGAAGCAGCCAACATCACGACATACTATCTCAATGAAGGCAACCGTGTCGTTACCGAAGACCGCAACGGCGTTGACCGTTCACACTCACTGTCCGGCAAGCTCATCTATGAACTGAACCAAAAGACCGCGTTCATCAACAACACTCTGAAAACAAATATCGACTGGGATGATATAAGCCTCAGTGTCTCAGGTTCATTGTCCAATAACCAGACTGCATCGCTCCCCGACTACTATGCAGGCAACGATTTCAAACTTATCAAGCGTTTCAACGGCCGTCACCTTATCACGTTTATCAGTAAGAACGAATGGGAGTCATTGCCACAGACGCTTTCCGTGTCGATGAATGACGGATTTATGCGTCAACAAGTCAAAGACCATGCTTTCTATACCAACGAGAGCGCGACATACGCTTTCTCCATCAAAGGTATAACAATCAGTCTTGAAGGAGGTGTCAATGGGTATTTACGCTCTCTAAACACGGGATTACCCGATATGCTGGAGGAAATACCGGGAGTCATCGACGGAGTCGCTTCGCTTGACGAAGAAACAACGAATATGCTGAACACAAACTATTTGACGGTATATGCGACCCCGAAATTCGAGTATTGGGTAAGGCGAGTGAATTTCTCGCTTAACGCTCCCGTCAGCTTCGCCCACTATACATTCGACAAGGCTCTCGCCAACCGCAGTGAGGTCTATTTCTCGCCGTCGCTGAGTATGAACTGGAAACCAAACAACCGGTTCTCAATGGCTGTGCGTGGTGGCACAGGACGTTCGCCGATGAATCTGAACCTTATCCAGCCAGGATATGTGATGACAAACTACCGATCTTTCCGCCGGGGTGTGGATGATTTCTACAACTCAACATCGCAGAACGTATCGGTCAATCTATCCTATAAGCATACCCGGCGCGGAATGTTCGCCAACGTTTTTGCGATGCAGTCATGGAGTCATAATCCATATACACTCGCCCAACAGCTTTACGGTGATTATGTAGTCTATTCCTACACATCGGCAAAGAGTGACGGAAAAATGCTTATGGCGAGCGGAAACATAGGCAAGACACTTGACTTCATGAGAGGCAGTGCAAACATAAACGGCTCATTCAGCCGAAACGAATCATATCTTATCTCTGAAAACAATTCGGTAAATTCA is part of the Duncaniella dubosii genome and encodes:
- a CDS encoding RNA polymerase sigma factor, translating into MNGPPITERDFARLVKEHSRIINKICYFYSSEKLPFDDLRQEIYVNIWQGLSQFRGESKMSTWIYRVAVNSALMAIRSSKVRPETVSIDLSALALTTEIDDAQKENLQMLYDLINRLEDIEKAIILLWLDEYSYDEIADTIGLKRNTVATKIHRIKDKLSKQI
- a CDS encoding GLPGLI family protein; the protein is MNRLILTLLMCLAASGAFAQIADIKVTYGYNHHDPTGKAVNSKMVLLADRNQSKFFSIVNEQVDSMMTTAEGRMAYSQMVQAAMEKRDVANLPIKKEPMYVLKSTKDSVTSVYDLVGADFWVYDEPLIAQQWEITDSTKKILDYECVKATCNFRGRNWAVWFTPEIPLQDGPWKLCGLPGLILSAEDLTGQYSFIADGVQNTSEIIRPIFGKENYEKTDRIKYLQSTRSFTDNALEYIRAATGSNVADMPRIEIDESYDFLETDYRK
- a CDS encoding carboxypeptidase regulatory-like domain-containing protein, coding for MLHLLCLLATANAIAQTDVTGMVVDKESNEPITGASVIVKGADGKIKKYTTSKSDGGFTMSLPSVAGCRLEVSMMSFAKKTIFLDSVSFPLTVRLEPGSTLLKEVTVKADRIREQGDTITYNVGSFAQQQDRSIGDVLKRMPGINVESSGKIQYQGEDINKFYIEGSDLLGGKYGIATNGISHEDVGAVEVMENHQPMQVLSGISFSDKAAINLKLKNKAKATWTFHGDAGGGYSWQPEGAIWDGELFAMAVMSNFQNITTFKTNNIGEDLSAQATDFFAARRGTDLHRYVGVSLPGVPNLSRKRTLFNRSALVSTNSLWKLGRGEFKTQIDYSFNRVKAEAANITTYYLNEGNRVVTEDRNGVDRSHSLSGKLIYELNQKTAFINNTLKTNIDWDDISLSVSGSLSNNQTASLPDYYAGNDFKLIKRFNGRHLITFISKNEWESLPQTLSVSMNDGFMRQQVKDHAFYTNESATYAFSIKGITISLEGGVNGYLRSLNTGLPDMLEEIPGVIDGVASLDEETTNMLNTNYLTVYATPKFEYWVRRVNFSLNAPVSFAHYTFDKALANRSEVYFSPSLSMNWKPNNRFSMAVRGGTGRSPMNLNLIQPGYVMTNYRSFRRGVDDFYNSTSQNVSVNLSYKHTRRGMFANVFAMQSWSHNPYTLAQQLYGDYVVYSYTSAKSDGKMLMASGNIGKTLDFMRGSANINGSFSRNESYLISENNSVNSVGTSWSAGAKINGALLRWLSFDYRFDFSSSRLAMNGSNASWLGSMENEFLLNIMPHKKWEWHISGEYYRNELSTDNFKNVFLLDTKLIFKLSKRLELSSSLSNIFNQRTYNYITYNQLTSFESQRWLRGRELLISISLSK